A genomic segment from Coccinella septempunctata chromosome 3, icCocSept1.1, whole genome shotgun sequence encodes:
- the LOC123309840 gene encoding tetra-peptide repeat homeobox protein 1-like isoform X2, which translates to MKLQGLALLLLAGLVLAEKKEESKTVEASDKKQNKRGLFDLGYGGGHGFDLGGSHGIELGGHGLDFGSSYGGGYGGGYGESKHITITKEVPYPVPHPVPYPVEKQVHVPYPVKVHVPVDRPYPVHVPKPYPVPVEKPVPYPVEKPVPYPVKVPVKVPVNVPYPVAVPKPYPVPVHKPYPVPVKVPYIVEKKVPVLIHGHGGYDSIDSGSYGHGGFDFGSYHH; encoded by the exons ATGAAACTACAA GGTCTTGCGTTACTGCTACTGGCAGGTCTAGTTTTGGCAGAGAAGAAGGAAGAATCTAAAACCGTCGAAGCTTCTGacaagaaacaaaacaaaagaggTCTCTTCGACTTGGGTTACGGTGGTGGACATGGATTTGATCTTGGTGGAAGTCATGGTATTGAATTAGGAGGTCATGGCTTGGACTTCGGCAGCAGCTATGGAG GTGGCTATGGAGGCGGCTATGGAGAATCCAAACATATTACCATCACCAAGGAAGTACCATATCCTGTTCCCCATCCTGTACCTTACCCAGTGGAGAAACAAGTACATGTACCATACCCCGTTAAAGTCCATGTTCCAGTAGATCGTCCATACCCAGTACATGTCCCAAAACCATACCCAGTACCAGTCGAGAAACCAGTACCATACCCAGTAGAGAAACCAGTACCATACCCAGTTAAAGTACCAGTCAAGGTCCCAGTCAACGTACCATACCCTGTAGCTGTGCCAAAGCCATACCCAGTACCAGTACACAAACCATACCCAGTGCCCGTTAAAGTTCCTTACATCGTCGAGAAAAAAGTACCAGTCCTGATCCATGGTCATGGAGGGTACGATAGTATCGACTCAGGTAGTTACGGCCATGGTGGTTTCGACTTTGGAAGTTATCATCATTGA